A stretch of DNA from Acipenser ruthenus chromosome 21, fAciRut3.2 maternal haplotype, whole genome shotgun sequence:
CAACGGGTCAAGCGAAACTGAACACTTCAGGTCACGCCAGCAAAATACGCATTGGGCCCTGCTGAGTTTAAAATCAAGATCGTGTAGGAGTAAATTAATCCATAATCTATATGCCATCTATGCCAAACGAACCCGCACATTTGTAAGTAAAATACGCCGGTTGGAGATTGTAACAATAAGCTGGCGCATGTAAGGGGATTTCCTTTTGACGTTTGTTTTAAGGTCGGTACATGAGAAGGTAAAACATCAACAGGTGTTTCAGTAGACGCATTCACACGTTTTAAAGTGATTTAAAGGGTTTAATGCAAGCGGTGTGGTTGTTGTATTTATAAACTTGACATTGTTATATCTCAATTGGATTCATCAATTCATTTTTCGGGGGTACACCGTTACACCACCTTTATATTACACAGGGGTTAGATGTGTGATCAATAGATTTATCAATTGTTCAGATTCATTGATTAAAAGAGAActtcaagattaaaacccctgaTTTGATAACTCACAAATCCAGTTAATTAAAAGTTAGGCCATATTGACGGTAAACTGTAGGTATACTATATTATTGCCCTTGATATGTCAAGACTTATTTTTAAGTCAAGAGAGcaggtatttatatatatatatataaatttgacattttattttgttatgattCATACTTCTGTAGAAGATTTTCGATTCATCATAGAGATGTGTTGTTTAAGGCtctttgtatgcatttttttttctccagattaTTGACTCTGTAATCAATACCATCTTATTTGTCTACAGATTTGCATGAATCTATAATCAATTTATTTCTTACACCATACGCAGTTTTAATCTTATTTGAAAGCAAATGTGTCCTTTTTTATATGCTACCAGACCTAGGTCATTTATACACATTCTGCATTATTATAAGGGAAATGCTCATCAGACGTGAGCGAGGCTAAAATGAAtctacacaaaatacaaaaggacTCCAGATTTCTAATGTTACAGCCTATTAAATGCATAAGGATATAAATCCAGTCTGTTGGATTTTCATTAAGGCCAGGGCTGCAGTAATGAATTGAAAGCATTCTAATGGATATGCTACCCAGCTGAGGGCACACTCTGGTGCAGGGCAGACAGCGTGCTGGGGTGGGGTAAATGTTTTAAGATGTATTTGGCGGCAGGAGGCGTGTGCAATGTGCCCTGACCCCCACCGCCCCTCCCGACCTCTTCTATTgcactggcagggagggggggggTGTAAGAGGGCTGGAAAGGATCAGGGGAGCAGATGGCATTTTTTTGTCCCCTGTGTGTCGGCTGTCATTCCGCCAGATTAATGCAcgggtttgtaaaaaaaaaaaaaaaaaaaacacaccgaaaaaaaaaacaattaaggaAGGGCCTGGGGAGACAATGGGGCCACGTGCCACTGGGCAACAGTTGTTTGAGACACAATGGATGATCATCTTTCAATAGACAAGCCAACTGTTGCAAACGACTGGCCTGCCCGGTTTTCAAATTATTTCATGCCCTTGTTTATTTATGATTCAGCCAATGGCGAAGAGGGGAGAGTGGTCACCTGACGTCTCCTTCTTTTTGGGCCCTACAGTGCCTGGTCTCGCAAAATAACTGAATAGTAATGGTAACCATGGCGACTCTAATTATTGTACTCCGACTACAGTAGGGGTTTTAGGAGCACTGAGTGGATTCAAGTGGCAGGCTTTCTTTTTACAAAGCCATCGCTgctttcttttacaaaaaaaagaaggcATTCAGTTTTCTCATGGGTGAAAAAAATAAGTACAGAAACagacccccccccaaaaaacccaAAGTTCCTAAATCACAAAGATaatatagatggatggatagtTTTGGTTAACATCATTCATTTTACTGTTAATAAGATTTTCTACTGGATCCACAGTACTTGCAGAGGGTGTGTCTAAGATCTGGGGTTCGAGAATATTCTTATTTCTAACTTCATCTTTTAATAAGATGGAACTACTGCAGGGAATCAATCATACTAACAAAAAGTTTATAGAATACACGTATTCTAATATAATCTAAttagctttaataataataaaaaaaacattgttgacAAAGGAAGCATTGAAACGTCTTGAACTGTCTTTGGCCTAAATATCCCAGTGGAGATGAGGAGGTAGTCTGGGATTTCCAGTTTAAAATATCCCATTGGAGATGAGGAGGTAGTCTGGGATTTCCAGTTTAAAATATCCCAGTGGAGATGAGGAGGTAGTCTGGGATTTCCAGTTTAAAATATCCCAGTGGAGATGAGGAGGTAGTCTGGGATTTCCAGTTTAAAATTGCATCATTACCTTCAGGTTGCTGACCTCCGACCGCTCCCAGCTGAGCGAGGACGACCTCCCCAGTGACCTGCAGTCCCTCTCCTGGCTGACCTCTGTGGACGTGCCCCGACTACAGCAGATGGCAACGGGACGCCTTGACTTCAGCATGAACTCCCAGAATTCCATGCTGGAGCAGCAAACAGGTAACCAGTCACAAGACtgctataaaaataatacatacgtgtattattatttttagtattaataAATGTCGTTAAAAACCTGACAGGTGTCATCAAAATGATGTCACAAAACCGTTGTGACATCATCAGTGTCGACACGTGATGTCATCTTGTAAAGGCGGTATCTTATAAACACCCGGATGGTTTTCATTTCAGCCCAAATGAACAACATGAATGTAGCTGGAGGACAGGGTGCCATGATTCACATTCAGAGCAGCATGCAGAACAGCATCATGGGAATGAACACCATGGCAACCCACAGTGGTAATGTAAGTATCTATCTCTGAGTATGGAAGTAAGGATTTAGAGAGATACGTATTTCAGAGTATGTAGACAGACCTTTTATAAACGATACACTTTTGCATACTATATAACTGTCTATGTGTATATATGGTGTGATGTCTAAGGTACATCAGTGTGATTGTGCTtgtatacatgcatacatacacattacCCATGTTAAGTATTGTCTGTCATGAGGGGAGGAGATGTTTGTAGGTTTTCTTGCCCCTTGTTAGCCATGATGTTGAATGTTTCAAGTTAGCTGAAAGCACTGTTTAAAGTTTGGAATGTCCTTTCGCACCGTCCAGATGACTCCGTACTCTATGAGTGGGGAGCTATCCCCTAGCTACCAGCAACAGCAGACGCTATACCAGCCTACTGCCCAGCAAGTCTACACCCTCTCACAGACCAGCCAGCAGGTAAGAATGGAAAAGCACTTGATTTCACAAAGCTGGTCTTTCATATAACCTGTTTTTCCCTTGATGTTTAACTATACAGTACCTGGGAAATCAGTCCAGACCCCTTTCCTATATGCTTGCTTGCTAACTGGGTGTCTGCTCCCCTCCCAGTGTTCTCCAGTTGGTCTCTACAGCAACACCTCGTACGGGACCCAAACCCAGTTCAGCCAGCCACGCCTCGCCCCTCACAACCAGGACCTGCAGCCCAAATCCTACCCCAAACCCATCTACTCTTACAGGTGAGCACCTTGCCTCTTTCAGCAGGGGGTGTTAATCGTAGGTTTTCCTGCAAAAGGTAATGCGCACTAGTTTGCAATAATTTGTTTTCCAGTTCCTGTGTGGTACTAGCATAGGTATCCTGCAGTGCAAATTAACTACGCTTTGCTGTTGTCTGAAACCCTTTTGCTGTATTTCAGACAACAATCTATTTTAGTTCTTAATGTAATTAAGGAAGCTGGTGAGAACCCCAAATCCTATTATTTGCAAATTGAAACGACTCCTTTAGCAATCATTTCATTTCATGTGGGTTTGATTTGCAGCTGCCTGATCGCCATGTCTCTGAAGAACAGCAAGACAGGCAGTCTCCCCGTCAGTGAAATCTACAGCTTCATGAAGGAACACTTTCCCTATTTCAAGGTAAGGAGGGTTAAACAACCACTGCCTGGGTGTCTCTACAGCCTTGACTTctaagagcagagcagagcagagcagagcaagaCAATGTAGTTCTCTCTGTCTATCACAATGGTGCATCCCATAAATAAAGTGCAGGAGTAAAATGATCGATTCTTCCTTTCAGACAGCTCCGGATGGCTGGAAGAACTCGGTCCGGCACAACCTGTCCCTGAACAAGTGCTTCGAGAAGGTGGAGAACAAGATGAGCAGCTCGTCACGCAAGGGCTGCCTCTGGGCTCTCAACCCTGCCAAGATCGACAAGATGGAGGAGGAGATGCAGAAGTGGAAACGCAAGGACCTGCCCGCCATCCGTCGCAGCATGGCCAACCCAGGTGAGCGCGGTGAAGATCCCAACAGCACTGCCATTCCCACCTCGTCATAGCTCAGAGGTTTCCAATAAGCTAACACGcctcgtttgtttgttttgcccAGACGAACTGGACAAGCTGATCACAGACCGGCCTGAGATGTGCAGACGGAAGCCGTGTGATCCTGGGATGACCCacctgtcctcctcctcctcctcccagggAGGGATGACTCCCCTGCCCCCCCAGCCTGTGATGACGCTGTCCCTGCAGTCCCTGCCGCTGCAGCACCACCAGCTGCAGACGCACGCCCGCCTGGCGCCCTGCTCCCCCTCCCCCGCACAGACCCCCCCGCTCCACACCATGCCCGACCTCGGCCAGCACCCCAGCAAGCCGCACCACGACTTCTTCAGCCTGCACTCCGACATGAGCACGGAGGTGGACGCACTGGACCCCAGCATCATGGACTTCGCTCTGCACGGTGTGGCACACAACACTTTTTTATAATGCTTTACAGGGTAGCAGCACCATAGATTAGGCATATTTTTGCATGGCACATAGTGTCACTAgttatctgtttatttaattaggattttattgtagtgtacagtggcACCTGGTCGTAGAATGTCATAATTGCAGCAAGAATCTTAATATCTGAATTTTCTGCACATGTGTCAGGGTTGCAGTTATAAACAGGGTTGCCAATTcaaagggaattaaaaaaaacaaaaaacaatcaaaaaatagaaaaaacatacCTTCCAAATGGAAAAAACAAATTGTAATTGCTTTGCAGGAAATCTGTGGGAGGAGATGAAGGACGAAAGCTTCAACCTGGACACGTTAGGCGCCTTCAGCAACTCCCCTCTGCGTCTCTCGGACTGTGACCTGGGCACGGCCGGCCTGACCCCCGTGTCCCGCAGCAGTGACCTCTCCTTCTCTGACCTGCAGGTCACGGGCCTCTACACCACGTACACCACCCTGGACACGGTGTCGTCCCAGTACATGAGCACGCAGGGCAACAACAAGCCCATCGCTCTGCTATAGGGCCAGCCGAGAGAGAGCTATCAAAGAGACTGTAAAGAAACTAGACTTGTTtgaattcaaaaaataaattacatttaaacgcCTGACTTTTTGCACAGTGGCACTGATCTACATGCACCATCCCTGGCTCGCTACTCGCTACTCGCTTCCTTTCCTCCTCTGCTCTTTGTGGGAATCACAGCAAGCACCAGGTGACACCAGTGAACTCCATGGCCAGGTTGCACACTGTATGCTTTCACACATTCCTGTCAGGCTTCAGTGAAACCCCTTCACCCAGTTCCGAGAAAGGCAGATTCCGGCAGGCAATGCATTGTCCCTCTATGCAGGACATGTCTGCTCATGACCCAGATCATGACACTAAATGGCTGCAACTCACTTCTCTGCTTTTTGGCAGAACTTTTCTCCTATACACTCTTCCCTTTCAACACAGTAAGGATCCTTTAGTATCCAAGTCTCTGCATCCAAACAATTGTCTCTTTTTCATTCAAATACTGAACTGCAGATTCCAAACTTCAATTTATGAGAGTTGAGTTTGATTTTTTAAGAGTTGTTTTGCTGTTGTAAAGCCAGATATAGCATAAGAACCAAAAGCATGTGTCACCTTTTCAGGGCAATTACATGGGGCATTATAtagaatttggaaaaaaaatggtACATGTCTTTATTGATTGAGGTCTGGCTGGACAATGCTAATATCTTGCTGTGCACATCAAATGTATTTTGAACCATGTGACAGTGTTTTAATTTAAGGGTAGCAATTAACTGTGACTGAGCATCTGTGATGGTTGCAAAAGACTTCTTGTGATATAATTGTGTTTTATCAAACACATGTAATAATGTAAATTTGAACGGTATGAACTGTGTAATATAATAAAGAGcgaccacaaaacaaaaaaatgaaagaaaatggtTCATTTGACAAAACAAGGTAGGAATAGTGTTGAATGTTagatttataatattattattattaataatagataGCGGTGTCTTGTGTTTTTCTGTGCTTGTGCTAGGCAGTAttactgtttgtatttctatttatTGATGTGACGAGAGAGAGATGAGGCGTGTTGGATGTTAATCAGGCACTGTTTACATGTTCTCAGGCTGCATTATCCCTTTATATGTGATCAGCTCTTCATTTTACAGACGTCCTCATCAAAGGAAAAGTGTGCATGCTATTCACAATTATAAAGTGCTTTATATTTCCTTAAGGCTAATTAAAGAGATGCCAACACTTTTTCTTGTACTCTCAGCACAAAAACACCAATCAAAGcccctttgttttttgttgtgtttttaactaTAAGACGACTATTATTTTCATTGACCTAAtgctaaatgcatttaaatatttaatattaattaacTTATTTAATGGATACATTTGGTGTTAATGTTATAATTATTAAGAGGCTTGCACTGCAAGTTTCATCTTTCCCCTTTTGTACGATTTAATTACGTTTTCTTCCAAAACACTTTGTATTAAATACTTCATCAAAATGATACATCCATAGCTTGTACATCACTTAATgagggatactgcagctttacCCTTCATTATTACCAAGTGAAAACTTCATATAAGATACATCAGCTGCGTTTgttgaaagtattgtttttttgttgttatttgtttatacattttaggtGTACTAAAAGGAATAATAGTAAATTATCTTTGTAAAAACATCCACTTTaggaataaatatttaaatgaaaaggaatccgtctttttttcttttacagtatTTCAAGATTATCGACTGCGCACCAAAACAAAAAGCAGTTTAAAATCACTTTAGAACCTCGGTATGGTCTCCGAATCAAAATTATAACCCCAACGCATACGAGCACAGTGCCGCGGGACAGCTGGGCACTTTCCTATAAGCCATTGAGCAGGGTCACATCTTTTAAAGATGTGGCTCAGAAACTCTGGGCAGAACTAGCCCTGCTACTTTCACAGAAGGAGACAGACGCAGGCGGAGCGTGGAAATCTATTAAatcgtttttctttctttgtgattttcaaaaacattttacaaaaacaaaaacaaaaaaagatacattcATTTACAATGTCTGTGAATTTACAGTTGCCCAGATGAGAGATGCGATTACAAACAGAGGATTCATAAAAGAGATGGCATTGGAATAGCCCAGTTTAGGAAGGATGGTTAAATCCATGGCACTGAAATGCAGTACaactgaaaactgaaaaaaaaaacacatacaatccATGAGTACAATGCTTTGTGTAAGTTAATCAGAAGCCAAATAAATGACAAGAAAGCAGTACAAACAAtaacacatgtttaaatggtcatAAAAaattgatgtattttaaatatcagTGTGTCGAAAGACGCACGCACATACAAAAACATCCCCACAACACACCTTAGTCAAAATGCAAGTGCTTTTTATTTTCCTTGCTGGGCATCTCCTTTTCAGTGTCCTAACTATTTCATTGATACTGTCGCACGCAAAGATTTCATTGCAGCAGCTCCGTTTCAAGTCGTTGAAATTCACCGAGTTTATAAATCCTAGATGCAAGAAAATGAAGAGCTGGcataaataatgaaaaatgtcTGGCTCTGTAAATGTTTATtctggatttattttaaaaacgctCGGATGTTTTAAAAACCAGCTACCCAAGAGCTGAGTCTGTCGGCAGTGTGTGCTTTTGAAGCTACTTAATCCACAGGCTAACATTAAACGGACGCCAGGGCCTCGGAGCGTTGTGAGTTTACGTGATGAGTTTACATTCAAAGCCTCAGTTCCTTGGTTCCACTACGCTGCTCCTAAGGGCAGTGCACGCTGGATCAAACTAGACTGCTTTTCAAATcctgatttatttagtttaacCAACTGTATCCGTCTGTAAAATGTGCTTTTGTAGAAAACCTGACCATTTTGGGACATTCTCTGGGTAAACTTACTTCCCCCCCCATTAAAGTATTCTTTTCAACCTTCAAATCAATATATTTTTACTAAGCACACACCTGTACCTGGTGTCATTATTTGGCGAGCCAAATCTGATCATCTGAAGATGCTGAAATGGAACAGAGACCAGTATAACATGTTATTACAAGATGTATTTTTAAGCTGCAATTCCTTCTGCTTTACTGTAATGTTGTGTTGCCTGAAACCAATCTAGTGTTGCACAGGGAACGAGCAACCCCTTAAGACCAAGGAGAATACTGTCTTCATTTTACCAATAGTGGGTTACCCAGTCATTGCAATTTCAGTCCTTTTGTACAGTGTGAGGTGAACAGCTTAGTAACAATATTTATCAGGAGTTCAAACAAGATTTATTCCAAGGACTCCCAGGCCCTATAATTAGAGCTGCCTCTATCAGAGGCAGTGAGTGAATCCCTGCTGATCCTGAGTGGGTTAGTCCCTGTTCTACAGCACAGCAGGCAAGGCGTGAAGCTGCTCTGTGCCCAGCCGGTGCCTCAGCTGGAAGGAGAGTTGTCCATAGTGGCCAGGAGGCATGAGATCTGAGCCCTTTGGGAGGGGCTAATGTTCTGCGTCATGTGGATAATGCAGTCCATGGCCACTTCCGGGTTCGCCTGCACCAAGCTGGtagaaaaatgaagaaaaattAAGGTTACATGGGAAGGCAtcagacagggatggaaataagactcctattgcatagcagtttcacccattccaggttttacagtaCCAGGAGCTTAATTAGCCACAGCGTACAGGCACGTCTTATTAAGCTCatcgtaaaaccaggaacggatcaaactgcttctgcaatgggagtcttatctccatcccTGATCAGGCACAGGGTTGAAAGTGATTCTGCGAGTCCCTGACCTGCGGATGTGCTTGAGGGCGTAGTCCCTTTTCAGGTACTTGATGTTCTCCCTGATGGTAGAGCGAGTCCCGTCTTCCTCCTTTAGGTGTTTCTCCAGCCACTCCACCACCACCTTGTTACTGTCCCACTGGTACGCCTGCAACACACCCAGCACATCAACCACCCCGTCCCTCAGGAACAGCAGCTGCTTATCATCAATGTTGAAATGGGTTTGTATACCCAGTGGGTGATGGGGACAACCAGTAGTAAAGGTTTTGCACCCACCTGGACAGCCCCCTCCGTCTCCACAAACCATCGCCTCAGCATGGATTGGATGTGCCCGTCACTCAGCTCCCCGTCGGCCTGCAGGATCTCGCGCTTCACCACCTCCTCCAGCAGGAGGCGGCGCAGACGCCAGTAGAAGAAAACACGCACGTTCTTCCACTCCAGGATATCCTGAAACGAGGAGGCAGTCCGGAGCAAGATTAGGGAAAACAAAGCATCATAAAACAGACTTGACAACCTTTTCAAATCAAAAAGCAGCTTGTTACATTTCTACGCTAATCCACAATATCTGCAGTTGGTTGCAGTAGCTTTTTAAGTGGGATCATTTTACTGGCAACACGATTCTTTATCCAGGCTAGCCGaatgcctttatccaatgcaGAATTCTGCCGATAGCTGGTTTATCAAGATGTGCCCTTACTGTGATGGCTCCCTTCTCTTGCATGCGTCCCGGTGTGTCATGCAAGTCCACGAACTGCACTGCCACCTGGTGGTAGATGGGGAGTAGGAACTCCTCCCGAGCTTTCTGCTTGCTCTCCAGCTCCCTGCGCTCTGTGTCAGAAAGCTCTGGGGTGCCTGGCGGGgcgagaggggagaggggggtgcATTAACACTTTTATACAACATAGTTGACCTTACAAGCAGCGTATCAAGCACCCCTCTCCATACCCGAACCCCGTTCACCTAGCTGCTCAGCGAGCTGGGAGTAGATTGGGTCGATCCTCCTCATGGTCTTCACCAGGTCCTTCTTCCTGAACTTAATCTCCACTGTGCCCTCCGCCTCCAGCACGCCGCCCCTATGGACATACCAGGAATTGCACGTCACAGAGAGAACGCTATTACCCAGCGAGTAGGTAAGATACCACTTTTGATAAAATGTAAGCgtggctaaaaatatatattacatctgTTAGCATATATTACATAGCGGGAGTGGCCTAATACATCTATAAATGAACGGCCAGAGAGGGTACCTGCTCTCCTTGTCAGCGTATAGCTCCATGTAGAGGGGGTTGATGGTGGGGTCAATCACTACCCAGGACCCCCCTCTTAGCTCTGCGTGTGGTGGGATGTAGACCAGCACAGGCTGGCGGAACTCTCTCAGGCCATCAACGATGTAGGCGCCGAATTTCAGAATCTGGTCGTACATGTCTGAATGACAGGGGGAGGAGACAATACAGATAGTAAAGTTTCTATGAATTTTATTAAACAGTAAACCAGATATAATCCTGTATAGGCACCTTTCATCCCTCCGGAGAAGCCCCTCCAGTTTGCAAACACCATGAGAGGGAGGCGCTCGCGGTTGAAGTCCCGGATGGCTTGGGCTGTCTTAAACGCAGAGTCTGGGAACCACACTTGCCCAGCCTGCTGCACGAGCtggagagggagggggtggaGAAACTATTATACAAAACATTAcatcatacaatacaatacagcacaaacTAAAAGCTGTGAAGCCTTTATATTGGATTCCTATGGTATCTATTGTAGATGTACATACAGTAAATCCAGGGAGGATCTAAGCTATACAAATCACCTGCTACTGACTTACCCTGGCCTCGGAGTCCAGGTTGGCTGGATCGGCGGGAATCGCTACCTCTACAGTGCGAGTCTCCACAGCGATCACCCCAACAGGAATGCCCCCCAACCTGCAGGAAGAATCACAATCACACACCTTCTGTCTGCGCTCCGGGGAACCGGATACTCCTTTCAAAATCAACAGCGCTTCTTTCAGTTAACGTCAAAGACCGTTCACACAGGGGTTTATCCGTGAACAAAACGCACGTCTCTTGGGCTGAAACAGCCCCTTTCTACAAATCTATTCAACTCACCTGGCTCGGCCCACCACTACAGTCTGAGCCCAGGAACTCATCACCTCCATGAAGGAGCCGTGGTCAAAGAAGCCACTCTGCCAAGCACCCTTCACAGCTGCAAAACACAAAATCATGAACGTTATCCACATTCCCCCTGATCCTGGTGCTCTCAACGCCTTGTGCAGAAGAAACACACAAGCGTCTTTGCTTTGCACCCAGAGAAACTTTGTTTTGTGGCTCTTGATTTAAAGAGTGCGATTGAAATATTATCTCTTGATAACAGCTTGGTAATAAATCACCATCTGTCTGTGTTCTCGATTGTCTTCAGGAATCAGAAATTGTCAATTTCATAAAAGCAAGCAACAGTCACCTTGTTTACTGATACGTACaggaaaacaagaaaacaagtCTGTCCCTGAATATTGGCAGATGAAGCCaataataaaaaactatttcCATAgcgatattaaaaaataaataaataaataaataaataacttagtaAGTCTTTCTAAAAtgtcagaaagaaaataaataaataaataaataaataattttttttgggTTCCTAAAAATAATTCTTACTGGGATGAGGTCTTCCGGCAAGTAACCAGCGAGGGTCATAGGGGGCCTTGGTGGGGACGAAATCAATCTCTCTGTCCACAGGGTCTTCGGGTGTTATCACCGGAACGGGACTGTGCTTGTTCTGAAATGACAGACTTGAGTCACCAATTCTTACAAGGAGGAATTTGTTGTTGTGCTTCCCCATCACGGTAACACACAAACAGCTCAGAGCAGTGCAATTTTGTGGGGATCGTGCAGCACCTTTGGCATGTAAGACAGCCACTGTAAGATGGTGAAGACTCCATCAAAGTCATCGGGGACGGTGGTGTGCGAGACTCCATTGTTGTGCATGATCTGCACCCCACCCAGCTGGTTATTGGAGGTGTACACTTCCCTGCCGAGGACCTGCACAGCAAGCCAACAGAGAACCGAGGTAGCATTGTTAGCAGTGCTAGTTAATCCtctaaaaacagacagacacagtaacaTGATAAAGGAAATGCTGCTACTGAGGAGACCTTGTTGAGGGCGCTGGCTCCAGTGAGAATGATGTGGGAGTTCTCCACCTGTATGACGCGCTGGCCAAGTCTGACCAGGTACGCTCCGATCCCAATAGCACGGCACGTCACCTGCGGAACGGAGCGAGCTTTTATACAGGGCAGCAACAAATTATAAAGAcacgaggaaaaaaaaaaatccttttcagAGCTCGAgatctacagcaggggtggccaaagctggcccttccactcctggtctttgttccagccctgttctaaattgtttaaactGAACACATGAataacctccatccagaccctgaaacAGTTAATTATATCATCTGACCTGTCAACaatggaatagccctccaggaccgtgattggccaCTGCTGATCTATAGTTTACTGTATGGGGGACGGGTAGTCTGAAGAGAATACTTCTATCAATAACAAGAGGAGGCGTAATACTAAGGGCTTCAGTGCAGCTGGACTGAGTGACTTCACCACTTACCATGCTGATAGTGACGATCTCATTGTATGCCAGCGAGGACTCCCCTGCGATGGTGCCGGAGCCCCTTAGATTCTCCACTCCCAGCCCATCTTCCTTCCCGATGATGTCTGTTATAATGTATCTGGCAAGAGCAGCAGACACACAGCTGTGAGCGAGCGAGTCGGAGCGGCACAGGGGAAACACAACAGAGTGATGCCGAGTGCCCTTACCTGCCTCCTGAGCCTACCCCTCGATCACTGTCTCTGGTAAGCTTGTCCTCTCTGCTTTTTTTAGCCCTGGTTTCCTCTGTttccctctctgtctgtgttttcaAACCCCCTTCCTTATCTGTCCTGTCCTCATCTCCTATCTGATCATCCTCCCTTTAATTTCAAACCACCCTTTTTTAGCCACACAAATTAAGGCACAACCACCAATACAATAATGCTGCATCAAACATAAGGTGCCATTGGAAACACGCGAGTGATATTGTTGCAGGAGTTTTAGTCCTATACTAATGGTAGTACAACTAGGCAAATAAACTCCACACAGGGGAGCCTTGAATACACAGGGCTTGAAAATAAGCAAGCATCAACAGATACAGTTGTACACAGTGAAATCAGTTTGCACGCACCTGGATTCCCCTC
This window harbors:
- the LOC117427654 gene encoding forkhead box protein N4-like, with protein sequence MIESEITSRMSGILGNSGQSHHPSAQDYRLLTSDRSQLSEDDLPSDLQSLSWLTSVDVPRLQQMATGRLDFSMNSQNSMLEQQTAQMNNMNVAGGQGAMIHIQSSMQNSIMGMNTMATHSGNMTPYSMSGELSPSYQQQQTLYQPTAQQVYTLSQTSQQCSPVGLYSNTSYGTQTQFSQPRLAPHNQDLQPKSYPKPIYSYSCLIAMSLKNSKTGSLPVSEIYSFMKEHFPYFKTAPDGWKNSVRHNLSLNKCFEKVENKMSSSSRKGCLWALNPAKIDKMEEEMQKWKRKDLPAIRRSMANPDELDKLITDRPEMCRRKPCDPGMTHLSSSSSSQGGMTPLPPQPVMTLSLQSLPLQHHQLQTHARLAPCSPSPAQTPPLHTMPDLGQHPSKPHHDFFSLHSDMSTEVDALDPSIMDFALHGNLWEEMKDESFNLDTLGAFSNSPLRLSDCDLGTAGLTPVSRSSDLSFSDLQVTGLYTTYTTLDTVSSQYMSTQGNNKPIALL